Proteins encoded by one window of Arachis ipaensis cultivar K30076 chromosome B04, Araip1.1, whole genome shotgun sequence:
- the LOC107636747 gene encoding uncharacterized protein LOC107636747, producing the protein MEANVSGPSQLHRLRNGTPPQLRGLRIGHVVGLQPCPQNETPMLKLGLQGVKWVEKLFYRIPISVLQDDVKYDSFVIGSDEDLEVLFHCHRLFSEVRTPELLAKLVDVFSSSGGSNQNTQTLATTTCSSSRPVGGSSSVPVIAPQKMVVASPSFAVDLNRSGDREVGIIDRTPVSLQRWTPDSIDDILPDDDDVDDVEPDIIADDSGDDIAASNSARAGRASSSGTQQYPPHFLSLDLDVMKPEGVPDEPIRFDARDTQGTRGLSEFQFKVVESDYRKYLGKCIEFDNGCTWLIRISLRQRRGVWEVKQYNGPHTCLAMSISNDHRSLDYHVISAFIPPMVRADAAVCIKMMMPGSVAVLRTSPVRVGGQVDGSQAYFHRLFWTFPPCIEAFRHCKSLVNIDGTHLYSKYGDMLLVAIAQDGNSNILPIAFSLVEGENAESWMFFLSQLRQHVTPQPGILVISDRHNGIKAALEAPNGGWLPPVAYRAFCIRHMAANFALTFKGKDAQRLLVNAAYAKTEVEFDYWFDILRIEDPAMCEWANRIEYAMWTQHRVEGRRFGHMTTNISESVNSILRGVKNLPFCSLVKATYGRLAELFVQRCHGPP; encoded by the exons ATGGAGGCCAACGTGTCAGGACCATCTCAGTTGCATCGCCTGCGAAATGGAACCCCACCTCAACTACGTGGCTTGCGAATTGGACATGTTGTAGGTCTGCAACCATGCCCGCAAAATGAGACCCCAATGCTG AAACTGGGGTTGCAAGGCGTGAAATGGGTTGAGAAGTTATTCTATCGCATTCCGATCTCAGTTCTGCAAGATGATGTGAAATACGATTCGTTTGTTATAGGGAGTGATGAGGATTTAGAGGTTTTATTCCATTGTCATCGGCTGTTTTCCGAGGTCAGGACACCTGAGCTGTTGGCAAAGCTTGTagatgtgttctctagctcaggTGGTTCGAACCAAAATACCCAAACTCTAGCAACGACAACCTGTTCTAGTTCGAGACCTGTTGGTGGATCTTCATCCGTGCCTGTTATTGCACCTCAGAAAATGGTGGTTGCCTCCCCATCCTTCGCAGTTGATCTCAACCGCAGTGGTGACAGAGAAGTTGGTATTATTGATAGAACGCCGGTTTCATTACAGCGTTGGACACCAGATAGTATAGACGATATATTGCCGGATGATGATGACGTTGATGATGTGGAGCCAGACATCATTGCCGATGATAGCGGTGATGACATAGCAGCGAGTAATTCAGCTAGGGCTGGTAGAGCGTCTAGCTCAGGGACTCAGCAGTATCCTCCGCACTTTTTATCTTTGGACTTGGATGTCATGAAACCGGAGGGAGTTCCTGACGAACCTATTAGATTTGATGCCAGAGATACTCAGGGTACCAGAGGTCTATCagagtttcag TTTAAGGTGGTGGAGTCTGATTATCGCAAGTACCTTGGAAAGTGTATTGAATTTGACaacgggtgcacatggttgattaggATCAGTCTCCGCCAGCGCAGGGGTGTTTGGGAGGTAAAACAGTACAATGGACCTCATACTTGTCTGGCCATGTCAATCTCGAATGATCACAGGAGTCTTGATTATCATGTGATCTCGGCCTTCATCCCGCCAATGGTCAGAGCTGATGCAGCCGTCTGTATCAAG ATGATGATGCCCGGTAGTGTTGCAGTGTTGAGGACGAGTCCTGTGCGAGTGGGTGGGCAGGTGGACGGCTCGCAAGCCTATTTTCACCGGCTTTTTTGGACATTCCCACCGTGTATTGAGGCATTTCGGCATTGTAAGTCGTTGGTCAACATCGATGGGACCCACTTGTACAGCAAGTACGGGGATATGTTGTTAGTTGCAATTGCACaagacgggaactccaacatccTGCCTATTGCATTTTCACTCGTggagggtgagaatgctgagtcTTGGATGTTTTTCCTATCCCAACTCCGACAGCACGTGACTCCGCAACCGGGTATTCTGGTGATATCGGATCGACATAATGGCATCAAGGCAGCACTTGAGGCTCCCAACGGAGGTTGGCTACCACCTGTTGCATACCGTGCATTCTGTATTCGACATATGGCCGCAAATTTTGCCCTGACTTTTAAGGGCAAGGATGCACAGAGGCTTCTGGTGAATGCGGCGTATGCCAAGACTGAGGTTGAATTTGATTATTGGTTTGATATTCTACGAATCGAAGACCCTGCCATGTGTGAGTGGGCTAACAGGATTGAGTATGCGATGTGGACCCAACATCGAGTTGAAGGTAGGAGATTCGGACATATGACAACGAATATCTCCGAGAGTGTGAATTCCATACTGAGGGGAGTCAAGAACCTTCCATTTTGTTCACTGGTGAAGGCCACATACGGGAGGTTGGCCGAGCTATTTGTTCAACGCTGTCACGGACCTCCATAA
- the LOC107639539 gene encoding uncharacterized protein LOC107639539 isoform X1 has translation MGFSFKRRKKEQDGGGGDITRSFKDSLKALEADIQFANTLASGYPCERDGSRFQMRLSYSPAAQFFLFLVQWTDCHLAGALGLLRILIYKGLLQACADGKTTISIYERKASLKEFYRVLFPSLLQLNGGISDVEDRKQKHLCATKYKTRDMTSKGKVSEIEIEREEECGICLEMNGTVVLPSCNHSMCMKCYEDWWGRSQSCPFCRESLEGVKSGDLWIYINKSEIDDLASITKENLKRLFMYIQRLPIIVPDPPISVSYHHRW, from the exons ATGGGGTTTAGTTTcaagagaaggaagaaggagcAAGATGGAGGGGGTGGAGATATCACTAGGTCTTTCAAGGATTCACTTAAAGCTCTTGAAGCTGACATCCAATTTGCCAATACACT AGCTTCTGGGTATCCATGCGAGCGCGATGGTTCTCGCTTCCAAATGAGGTTATCATATAGCCCAGCTGCTCAATTTTTCCTTTTTCTGGTTCAATGGACCGATTGTCACCTTGCCGGAGCACTGGGATTGCTTAGAATTCTTATATACAAG GGTTTGTTGCAGGCATGTGCTGATGGTAAGACAACCATTTCGATTTATGAACGAAAAGCGAGCCTGAAGGAGTTCTACC GTGTGTTGTTTCCCTCTTTATTGCAACTCAACGGAGGAATCAGTGATGTTGAAGACAGGAAACAAAAACATTTGTGTGCTACTAAGTACAAGACAAGAGACATGACAAGCAAGGGAAAGGTCTCTGAAATCGAgatagagagagaagaagaatgtgGCATTTGCCTGGAGATGAACGGCACGGTTGTGTTGCCGAGTTGCAATCACTCGATGTGTATGAAATGCTATGAAGATTG GTGGGGAAGATCTCAATCTTGCCCTTTCTGTAGAGAAAGTCTTGAAGGAGTAAAGTCTGGTGATCTTTGGATCTACATAAACAAGAGTGAAATTGATGATTTGGCTTCAATCACCAAAGAGAATTTGAAGAGATTATTTATGTACATACAAAGATTGCCCATCATTGTGCCAGACCCCCCTATATCGGTTTCATACCATCATCGCTGGTGA
- the LOC107639539 gene encoding uncharacterized protein LOC107639539 isoform X2 has protein sequence MGFSFKRRKKEQDGGGGDITRSFKDSLKALEADIQFANTLASGYPCERDGSRFQMRLSYSPAAQFFLFLVQWTDCHLAGALGLLRILIYKACADGKTTISIYERKASLKEFYRVLFPSLLQLNGGISDVEDRKQKHLCATKYKTRDMTSKGKVSEIEIEREEECGICLEMNGTVVLPSCNHSMCMKCYEDWWGRSQSCPFCRESLEGVKSGDLWIYINKSEIDDLASITKENLKRLFMYIQRLPIIVPDPPISVSYHHRW, from the exons ATGGGGTTTAGTTTcaagagaaggaagaaggagcAAGATGGAGGGGGTGGAGATATCACTAGGTCTTTCAAGGATTCACTTAAAGCTCTTGAAGCTGACATCCAATTTGCCAATACACT AGCTTCTGGGTATCCATGCGAGCGCGATGGTTCTCGCTTCCAAATGAGGTTATCATATAGCCCAGCTGCTCAATTTTTCCTTTTTCTGGTTCAATGGACCGATTGTCACCTTGCCGGAGCACTGGGATTGCTTAGAATTCTTATATACAAG GCATGTGCTGATGGTAAGACAACCATTTCGATTTATGAACGAAAAGCGAGCCTGAAGGAGTTCTACC GTGTGTTGTTTCCCTCTTTATTGCAACTCAACGGAGGAATCAGTGATGTTGAAGACAGGAAACAAAAACATTTGTGTGCTACTAAGTACAAGACAAGAGACATGACAAGCAAGGGAAAGGTCTCTGAAATCGAgatagagagagaagaagaatgtgGCATTTGCCTGGAGATGAACGGCACGGTTGTGTTGCCGAGTTGCAATCACTCGATGTGTATGAAATGCTATGAAGATTG GTGGGGAAGATCTCAATCTTGCCCTTTCTGTAGAGAAAGTCTTGAAGGAGTAAAGTCTGGTGATCTTTGGATCTACATAAACAAGAGTGAAATTGATGATTTGGCTTCAATCACCAAAGAGAATTTGAAGAGATTATTTATGTACATACAAAGATTGCCCATCATTGTGCCAGACCCCCCTATATCGGTTTCATACCATCATCGCTGGTGA
- the LOC107639539 gene encoding E3 ubiquitin-protein ligase RNF8 isoform X3, translated as MRLSYSPAAQFFLFLVQWTDCHLAGALGLLRILIYKGLLQACADGKTTISIYERKASLKEFYRVLFPSLLQLNGGISDVEDRKQKHLCATKYKTRDMTSKGKVSEIEIEREEECGICLEMNGTVVLPSCNHSMCMKCYEDWWGRSQSCPFCRESLEGVKSGDLWIYINKSEIDDLASITKENLKRLFMYIQRLPIIVPDPPISVSYHHRW; from the exons ATGAGGTTATCATATAGCCCAGCTGCTCAATTTTTCCTTTTTCTGGTTCAATGGACCGATTGTCACCTTGCCGGAGCACTGGGATTGCTTAGAATTCTTATATACAAG GGTTTGTTGCAGGCATGTGCTGATGGTAAGACAACCATTTCGATTTATGAACGAAAAGCGAGCCTGAAGGAGTTCTACC GTGTGTTGTTTCCCTCTTTATTGCAACTCAACGGAGGAATCAGTGATGTTGAAGACAGGAAACAAAAACATTTGTGTGCTACTAAGTACAAGACAAGAGACATGACAAGCAAGGGAAAGGTCTCTGAAATCGAgatagagagagaagaagaatgtgGCATTTGCCTGGAGATGAACGGCACGGTTGTGTTGCCGAGTTGCAATCACTCGATGTGTATGAAATGCTATGAAGATTG GTGGGGAAGATCTCAATCTTGCCCTTTCTGTAGAGAAAGTCTTGAAGGAGTAAAGTCTGGTGATCTTTGGATCTACATAAACAAGAGTGAAATTGATGATTTGGCTTCAATCACCAAAGAGAATTTGAAGAGATTATTTATGTACATACAAAGATTGCCCATCATTGTGCCAGACCCCCCTATATCGGTTTCATACCATCATCGCTGGTGA